Proteins encoded within one genomic window of Eurosta solidaginis isolate ZX-2024a chromosome 1, ASM4086904v1, whole genome shotgun sequence:
- the LOC137237126 gene encoding cysteine-rich DPF motif domain-containing protein 1 produces MVEPKTSEQTASGTNSSSSYEEFNLDLKDEEEEIARLGLPATDDATVDRGKSQNVDRTPKIDFQCTSCSMREMVHYYGKSPPFVYGLRVVEDSFIVRDPFQPPPMRWKPKAEYFVLMGAKCSMCKNVVCKRVECSFYYTRTYCLNCAKININKFPIEAQAKLRKQLAKN; encoded by the coding sequence ATGGTGGAGCCAAAAACATCTGAGCAAACTGCATCCGGTACTAACTCTTCTAGTAGTTATGAAGAGTTTAATTTGGATTTGAAAGATGAAGAGGAAGAGATTGCCCGTTTGGGGTTACCTGCTACTGATGACGCTACTGTGGATAGAGGCAAATCTCAAAATGTTGATCGGACTCCAAAAATAGACTTTCAATGTACTTCCTGTTCTATGAGGGAAATGGTACATTATTACGGCAAAAGTCCACCGTTTGTATATGGGCTTCGAGTTGTGGAAGACTCTTTTATTGTTCGCGATCCGTTTCAGCCTCCGCCAATGAGATGGAAGCCGAAAGCAGAATATTTTGTTTTAATGGGCGCTAAGTGTTCTATGTGCAAAAATGTGGTTTGCAAAAGAGTGGAATGCAGTTTTTACTACACGCGTACATATTGTTTAAACTGTGCTAAaattaacataaataaatttcCTATAGAAGCTCAAGCTAAATTAAGAAAACAACtagcaaaaaattaa
- the LOC137237127 gene encoding protein transport protein Sec24C-like has translation MARTVEGEYEPPIINFDARRRFQSLVCKVTTDVPTEYFQHLGHTGQRVDKYECPELVLVWTSILLIPVVRPQFQMMGQAV, from the exons atggcacgcacggttgagggtgaatatgagccacccattataaattttg ATGCTCGTCGTCGTTTCCAAAGTCTtgtgtgtaaagtaacaacagatg tgccaactgaatatttccaacatttgggccacaccggacagcgtgtagataaatatgaatgtcctgaacttgtattgg tatggacaagcatattgttgattccagtggtaaggccacaatttcaaatgatggggcaagcAGTATGA
- the LOC137237124 gene encoding putative transferase CAF17 homolog, mitochondrial — protein MNILKGLANIRSSFSRFIETTTNFMWVQRNEKFADRRLVVEQLTDREVVRVHGEEVVPFLQGLITNDMAHLQSGCTPLAKTPSMYTMFLNKAGRVLYDSIIYRTPEPNTYLIECDKYISNELRRHLRLYRVRRDIQIDAVSGDYRPWIVFNPVGSVVRMDTNIQIGQEIISTPDPRLRDLGTRVITKSDKTWKDLANMFSKTGNVTVAKPTNDCNYRMHRYRYGVGEGVHDLPPGKCFPLEANCDYLHGVSFHKGCYIGQELTARVHHTGVVRKRIMPLRLSEPAAPQSLTISTEAGVNVGIIRSVNLDRALGLMRVDQALNPPKLFVDGKICYVEKPYWWPTELPKKARVEGC, from the coding sequence ATGAATATCTTAAAAGGACTGGCAAATATTCGATCGAGCTTTTCTCGATTCATAGAGACGACAACCAATTTTATGTGGGTACAGCGGAACGAAAAGTTTGCTGATAGACGTTTGGTTGTTGAGCAATTAACTGACAGAGAAGTGGTGCGCGTACATGGTGAAGAAGTTGTGCCCTTCTTGCAGGGGCTTATAACGAATGATATGGCTCACCTGCAGTCGGGTTGTACACCTCTTGCCAAAACTCCGTCGATGTATACAATGTTCCTGAATAAAGCCGGACGTGTTCTATATGACTCGATTATATATCGCACACCAGAACCAAATACATACCTAATAGAGTGTGACAaatatatatcaaatgaattGCGCCGACACTTGCGACTTTATCGTGTAAGGAGAGATATTCAAATTGATGCCGTAAGTGGAGATTACCGACCCTGGATTGTATTCAATCCAGTTGGAAGTGTTGTACGAAtggatacaaatatacaaattgGCCAAGAAATTATATCTACACCAGACCCGCGGCTACGTGACCTTGGCACACGGGTCATTACAAAATCAGATAAAACATGGAAAGATTTAGCGAACATGTTTTCCAAAACGGGTAATGTAACAGTAGCAAAACCAACCAATGACTGCAACTATCGAATGCATCGTTATCGATACGGTGTGGGTGAAGGGGTTCACGACCTTCCGCCTGGCAAATGTTTTCCGCTAGAAGCCAATTGTGACTATTTGCATGGTGTGAGTTTCCATAAAGGCTGTTACATTGGACAAGAATTAACTGCACGTGTCCACCACACTGGTGTTGTGCGGAAACGTATAATGCCATTACGTTTATCAGAACCAGCAGCACCACAATCATTAACTATATCAACAGAAGCTGGAGTTAATGTCGGTATAATACGTAGTGTGAACTTAGATAGAGCTTTAGGGCTAATGCGAGTGGACCAAGCTCTGAATCCACCCAAACTATTTGTGGATGGCAAAATATGCTACGTAGAAAAACCATACTGGTGGCCAACAGAGCTACCAAAGAAAGCACGAGTTGAAGGCTGCTAG